The genomic DNA TAAAGTTTTACGCATTCTTCTTGAAAGGTATTTCAGGGGGGAAAACGTGGGTTTTGATGTGGATGTGGTCTTCCCCTCTTCAACACCCTTCGAAAAGAAAGTTTTTCTTGAAACGAGAACGATCCCTTATGGTGAGACTCGTACGTACGGGTGGCTTGCAGAAAAGATAGGATACAGAAACGCATCAAGGGCGGTGGGACAAGCTCTGAGAAGGAATCCCATCCCTCTTATTATCCCTTGCCACAGGGTCATCCAAAAAGACGGAAGATTGGGTGGGTTCTCTTGCGGGGTTCATATAAAGAGACGACTTCTCGAGCTGGAAGGAATAAAGCTAGAAAAATGAAACGAAAGATTCGACCTCTTTCTCGAATGGTTCTCTTATATAACCCTTTTCCAGGTATGTTTTAATCCATAGATCCACTCTTTCACTACCGTAAGCTTTTTTGAACCCTTCCACTATCCTTTCTACGGGAATATCCGAATAAACTCCTAAAAATTCGACGTATTCCATGAATTTCTTCTGTTCCAGATTGTAAGGCTGAAATATGGCGTCATTTCTTCCGTCGAATTCTAGAGGGGGAACTCTAAATTTCTCGCAGAGTTCTTTGTTAAAAGCAGGGGTTGCTTTTACCCAAATACCATTAAGGTAGAATTCG from Thermodesulfobacteriota bacterium includes the following:
- a CDS encoding methylated-DNA--[protein]-cysteine S-methyltransferase, coding for MVISYAIYPTSLCNIALLAMDGKLFELRLVEEEEMVIKKLILSRFPDAYEDEAQFKVLRILLERYFRGENVGFDVDVVFPSSTPFEKKVFLETRTIPYGETRTYGWLAEKIGYRNASRAVGQALRRNPIPLIIPCHRVIQKDGRLGGFSCGVHIKRRLLELEGIKLEK